The Helicoverpa armigera isolate CAAS_96S chromosome 23, ASM3070526v1, whole genome shotgun sequence genomic sequence CTGCACCCGTAACACCCAAATTCTACAAGCGGTACGTAGATGATACTTTCACAATACTACCATCTGACAAAGTCACAgcatttttaaatcatcttaaCTCCATAAACCCCAAAATTCAATTCACTATGGAGTCAGAGGCAAACAACTCCTTAGCTTTCTTAGATGTTTTGGTTATCCGTAACCCTAATAACACCTTGAGTCACACTGTGTATCGGAAGAAAACCCATACAGACAAATACCTTCATGGTGAGTCCCACCACCACCCAACACAGTTATCTACCGTTGGTAAATCATTGTTTCAGAGAGCACGTGGGATCTGCGATGAACAACACCTGGGTGCTGAGCttcaacatgttaagcaagtactgcacgacaacaagctccgagtaccgcgccctcgtcgcagaacccgcgtgaaaccagccacagttgagcgtctacctgctgttcttccatacataagaggagtcacagacaagattggctacatcttgaagcgagcttcaatcaaaacctacttcaagccgctgaagaagattagtcaattcttaccacctgtcaagtgtcacatacctctacaagatgcgggtgtatacaagcttgaatgtgattgtggtctctcttacataggccaaactaaaagaagcatagggacccgcgtaaaagaacacatcgccgatgtcaaacaccgccgttccagacagtcagcagtttgtgaacacacactagacaaggcccagcattacatcagatttgataaaccacaagtccttgcaaaagaaaaccgattcctacctaggatgattcgcgaggctattgaaattaaaaaacatccaaatttcaatagagaagatggctgggtcataccacctgcttggaatcccatcatagaaactattaaatcaaaatccaagcctacaactgctcgacctaaggatacagttagctcgttttgcgtgaatcggattgtcaataataattaacaaaatgtagggtagctgtttgtaactaatatatcaagacgaccaacaccttagtctgcccgtgaccatggatgctgtaaaggatccgaaacgtcgggattaaataatataatataaccgcgataaaatccgtaaaagtagttttatttaaatgtctaatattcgcgtaagtgtcagaaatcaatatgttaacCAGTACGGACTGccaattgcaaataaaatacgcCGGTTGGAAGATCTCAAGACGAAGCGCGCAAGATTCATAACATCCTTGAATTTCTTGAAGAGATGCAGAGACAACAGCATCATTCCTACGTGTGCCATAATTTCACCAAGGAAGGACATACGAGGAAGCGCTAAGATCTTAAACCAGGCAAGTAAAAAGTTACTACAGCagttaatacaaaatacacgATCCGATTTGCACCGCGTTAATCAAGACATTGAGGCGTCATCCCATGAATTAAAGATAGATTTAACtacatttgattttaataattgcatGAAAATACTAGATGAGCGcgaaaatctaaatataatgaATGCAAAACAGACAAATAATCAAATTTGAAAAACTAACGTCTAAATCAAATGTCCAAAATAACACACGAAAAGAAAACGGAACGCGCCCGTTACCTGCGAGCCAATCACGCGCAGTTGTCAATCTATCAAAAAATGTCTTGGATGAAAATACGGTTCAAGTGTTATCGAAAGGCCTAAATTTTGCTGTAACACCTCGAAAAATACCGGTAGAAAGCATTATATGCAACGTGGAAGACtgcctgtttaaaaataaaatcaataaacatgaTTCGGAGGCGATACGTCAGGACATTTCGTCTGTATTACGTCGCAACATACTGCCCAAAccgaatctaaataaaaatcaatatctaGCGTTAAAAAACCTTCGCGACAGGCCTGAATTAACAATTCTACGTGCAGATAAAGGTAATGCTACGGTGGTGATGGATACGTCAGATTACAATGataaaatacaagaccttttatcggatgtaagtacatataaacaagTGAAGACCGACCCCAcaacaaaacattgaaatcaaCTAGTGATTTGATAAAAAGTACTCCGAAACATTGAATCTAGACGTAAAATACCTAGTTCCTAGCTGCGCAAAACCACCAAAGCTGTATGGGCTACCGAAGATACACAAACCTAATGCTCCACTACGACCAATAGTCAGCCAAATCGACTCACCAACCT encodes the following:
- the LOC126055263 gene encoding uncharacterized protein LOC126055263 isoform X1, whose translation is MVSFDVQSLFTCLPVEDCIKIVSKKLAENNMPTEYAELLKHCLTSGYLLWNNHFYTQVDGVAMGSPVSPIVADIFMEDFEERALQSAPVTPKFYKRYVDDTFTILPSDKVTAFLNHLNSINPKIQFTMESEANNSLAFLDVLVIRNPNNTLSHTVYRKKTHTDKYLHGESHHHPTQLSTVGKSLFQRARGICDEQHLGAELQHVKQVLHDNKLRVPRPRRRTRVKPATVERLPAVLPYIRGVTDKIGYILKRASIKTYFKPLKKISQFLPPVKCHIPLQDAGVYKLECDCGLSYIGQTKRSIGTRVKEHIADVKHRRSRQSAVCEHTLDKAQHYIRFDKPQVLAKENRFLPRMIREAIEIKKHPNFNREDGWVIPPAWNPIIETIKSKSKPTTARPKDTVSSFCVNRIVNNN